From the genome of Bacteroidales bacterium:
ATCAGACTGGATCAATAAAATCAGAATTGGAAAAACCAATAGAAGTAATTGTAAAAGACCAAAATGGAGATGTTTTTAAAGACGAAACTGTAAATTTTGCAGTAACAGAAGGTTCAGTTTCATCCGAAACAGTTACAACTGATATAGAAGGGAAAGCAAATGTAATGTGGACGTTGGGTCAAACGGTAGGTAATCAGACTTTGACAATATCTGCGTTTAAACAAGATGGAACAACACCTTTGACGGGTTCACCATTTTCTGTAAATGCATCTGCGAATGAACCATCTAGTATTGAACTTATATCTGGTAATAACCAAACTGCAAATATTGTAACAATACTAACAAATCCTATAACAGTAATTGTAAAAGACCAAAATGGAGATGTTTTTAAAGGCGAAACTGTAAATTTTGCAGTAACAGAAGGTTCAGTTTCATCCGAAACAGTTATAACTGATACAGAAGGGAAAGCAAATGTAGTGTGGACATTGGGACAAACAGTAGGTAATCAGACTTTGACAATATCTGCGTTTAGACATGACGGAACAACACCCTTAACAGGTTCACCATTTTCTGTAAATGCAACTGCTACCCTGATAACTGACTATGATGGTAATACTTATAATGTTATAATTATTGGAAATCAAACTTGGTTGTCAGAAAATTTAAACACAACACATTATCCTAATGGTACTCCAATACCTCTTGTGGAAGATGGTTATGAATGGGGCAGTTTAAGTAACAATGATGCTGCCTATTGTTATTATAATAATAATGCTAACGGAGAG
Proteins encoded in this window:
- a CDS encoding Ig-like domain-containing protein, which gives rise to MKIKNMKSKLHFNTFLILFIILFGMLFSACKKQKTKLATSLEIISGNNQTGSIKSELEKPIEVIVKDQNGDVFKDETVNFAVTEGSVSSETVTTDIEGKANVMWTLGQTVGNQTLTISAFKQDGTTPLTGSPFSVNASANEPSSIELISGNNQTANIVTILTNPITVIVKDQNGDVFKGETVNFAVTEGSVSSETVITDTEGKANVVWTLGQTVGNQTLTISAFRHDGTTPLTGSPFSVNATATLITDYDGNTYNVIIIGNQTWLSENLNTTHYPNGTPIPLVEDGYEWGSLSNNDAAYCYYNNNANGEKEVYGALYTWVAAMGGDTVASYNTITQGVCPDGWHLPSYSEWEDLAEHLGGINIAGGKLKEEGTEHWYSPNVGATNESGFTALPGGRRFDTYDDGPFGWLHEITHFWTASSHGDYNSYLFTIYQNEERIHMPWGSRGYGQSVRCIQDNNN